A DNA window from Solanum lycopersicum chromosome 3, SLM_r2.1 contains the following coding sequences:
- the LOC101268270 gene encoding uncharacterized protein isoform X2, with amino-acid sequence MSSSRGLENDNSEGSRLHALAKIRQSTVQPKKHSTFPGRHYINWEKEVQTGKTKYLPVEEALGLSSGITKYGSPLINTASSKVVSTKSMATVTRGNFSKPRARILFPEKITMQRSLGSAGYTKPQSPQNAKITEQGKKQVQSSKGPVGSAILEHRSPYAVNESRMMNSSTTHPCDPALVPSWKGNFDILGALELAPGIFNNYIQAHPPSKVRRKVYEFSGLLPDTLKFELVPRGDIWASLFNHHCPGKEDIGLYFFASDTERSEIYIALVEFMCIKDLMMKTLINDVQLFILPSTTLCSDSQRWNNKHFLWGLFYRTGQDTDGCAEGGSNKIIDMEIDMIGGKDVCTANEVEMQIDMTGHEDASTPNKVDMEGYQDEVEMEIDMIAGENVGTLDIVVSTTTRNGFDTSIKETVTAATCSGSQSVTPLVSRPSKGCKELPLLIKREPFDEVPPGFFPRSAPTK; translated from the exons ATGTCTTCATCACGTGGACTAGAAAATGATAATTCTGAGGGATCCAGATTACATGCCTTAGCAAAGATTCGCCAGAGTACGGTGCAACCAAAGAAACATAGTACATTTCCTGGCAGGCATTATATTAACTGGGAAAAGGAGGTACAGACTGGGAAAACAAAATATCTACCTGTTGAAGAAGCACTTGGTCTGTCATCAGGCATCACGAAATATGGATCTCCGCTGATAAATACTGCCTCCTCAAAAGTTGTGTCAACCAAATCCATGGCAACTGTGACTCGAGGGAATTTCAGCAAACCTAGAGCTCGAATTTTATTTCCTGAGAAGATCACAATGCAGCGGTCTTTAGGATCAGCAGGATATACAAAACCTCAGAGTCCTCAAAATGCCAAAATCACTGAACAGGGCAAAAAACAAGTGCAGTCATCTAAAG GTCCGGTTGGTTCTGCCATTCTGGAGCATAGAAGTCCCTATGCTGTGAATGAGAGTCGAATGATGAATTCATCTACAACACACCCTTGTGATCCTGCTCTAGTTCCTTCCTGGAA GGGAAATTTTGACATCTTAGGTGCTCTGGAACTTGCACCTGGGATATTCAATAATTATATCCAGGCTCATCCTCCTTCCAAAGTTAGACGGAAGGTGTATGAGTTCTCGGGGCTATTgcctgatacgctcaaatttgaACTAGTTCCACGTGGGGATATCTGGGCAAGTCTATTCAACCATCATTGTCCGGGTAAGGAAGACATAGGATTGTATTTCTTTGCAAGTGATACAGAAAG GTCTGAAATATACATTGCTCTGGTGGAGTTCATGTGTATCAAAGATTTGATGATGAAGACGCTTATCAATGATGTTCAGTTATTTATACTTCCATCCACAACACTGTGCAGTGATTCTCAAA GATGGAATAACAAGCACTTCTTGTGGGGATTATTTTACCGCACGGGACAAGATACAGATGGATGTGCTGAAGGGGGCAGCAACAAAATAATTGATATGGAGATAGACATGATAGGGGGGAAAGATGTCTGTACAGCCAATGAGGTTGAAATGCAGATAGACATgacagggcatgaagatgcctctACACCGAATAAGGTTGACATGGAGGGCTATCAGGATGAGGTTGAAATGGAGATAGACATGATAGCTGGAGAAAATGTAGGTACGCTGGACATTGTTGTCTCGACAACTACCAGAAACGGTTTTGATACCTCTATAAAAGAAACTGTTACTGCTGCTACCTGCAGTGGATCTCAATCAGTTACTCCTTTGGTTTCAAGACCCTCCAAGGGTTGCAAGGAACTACCTCTACTAATCAAACGCGAGCCTTTTGATGAAGTTCCTCCAGGTTTTTTTCCCCGCTCAGCTCCAACTAAATGA
- the LOC101268270 gene encoding PHD finger-containing protein 1 isoform X1 — MATLSPRQKEQHSIHQAHMKNICVICGDIGFQEAIITCYQCRSADVHQYCLVGYSEEAPLDWCCEECHIDKGVMSSSRGLENDNSEGSRLHALAKIRQSTVQPKKHSTFPGRHYINWEKEVQTGKTKYLPVEEALGLSSGITKYGSPLINTASSKVVSTKSMATVTRGNFSKPRARILFPEKITMQRSLGSAGYTKPQSPQNAKITEQGKKQVQSSKGPVGSAILEHRSPYAVNESRMMNSSTTHPCDPALVPSWKGNFDILGALELAPGIFNNYIQAHPPSKVRRKVYEFSGLLPDTLKFELVPRGDIWASLFNHHCPGKEDIGLYFFASDTERSEIYIALVEFMCIKDLMMKTLINDVQLFILPSTTLCSDSQRWNNKHFLWGLFYRTGQDTDGCAEGGSNKIIDMEIDMIGGKDVCTANEVEMQIDMTGHEDASTPNKVDMEGYQDEVEMEIDMIAGENVGTLDIVVSTTTRNGFDTSIKETVTAATCSGSQSVTPLVSRPSKGCKELPLLIKREPFDEVPPGFFPRSAPTK, encoded by the exons ATGGCCACTCTTTCTCCTAGGCAAAAGGAACAACACAGCATTCATCAGGCCCACATG aaaaatatttgtgtaatcTGTGGTGATATAGGTTTTCAAGAAGCAATTATTACCTGCTATCAGTGTAGGAGTGCTGACGTGCATCA ATATTGCTTGGTGGGCTATAGTGAAGAAGCACCACTGGATTGGTGTTGTGAAGAATGTCATATTGACAAAGGGGTAATGTCTTCATCACGTGGACTAGAAAATGATAATTCTGAGGGATCCAGATTACATGCCTTAGCAAAGATTCGCCAGAGTACGGTGCAACCAAAGAAACATAGTACATTTCCTGGCAGGCATTATATTAACTGGGAAAAGGAGGTACAGACTGGGAAAACAAAATATCTACCTGTTGAAGAAGCACTTGGTCTGTCATCAGGCATCACGAAATATGGATCTCCGCTGATAAATACTGCCTCCTCAAAAGTTGTGTCAACCAAATCCATGGCAACTGTGACTCGAGGGAATTTCAGCAAACCTAGAGCTCGAATTTTATTTCCTGAGAAGATCACAATGCAGCGGTCTTTAGGATCAGCAGGATATACAAAACCTCAGAGTCCTCAAAATGCCAAAATCACTGAACAGGGCAAAAAACAAGTGCAGTCATCTAAAG GTCCGGTTGGTTCTGCCATTCTGGAGCATAGAAGTCCCTATGCTGTGAATGAGAGTCGAATGATGAATTCATCTACAACACACCCTTGTGATCCTGCTCTAGTTCCTTCCTGGAA GGGAAATTTTGACATCTTAGGTGCTCTGGAACTTGCACCTGGGATATTCAATAATTATATCCAGGCTCATCCTCCTTCCAAAGTTAGACGGAAGGTGTATGAGTTCTCGGGGCTATTgcctgatacgctcaaatttgaACTAGTTCCACGTGGGGATATCTGGGCAAGTCTATTCAACCATCATTGTCCGGGTAAGGAAGACATAGGATTGTATTTCTTTGCAAGTGATACAGAAAG GTCTGAAATATACATTGCTCTGGTGGAGTTCATGTGTATCAAAGATTTGATGATGAAGACGCTTATCAATGATGTTCAGTTATTTATACTTCCATCCACAACACTGTGCAGTGATTCTCAAA GATGGAATAACAAGCACTTCTTGTGGGGATTATTTTACCGCACGGGACAAGATACAGATGGATGTGCTGAAGGGGGCAGCAACAAAATAATTGATATGGAGATAGACATGATAGGGGGGAAAGATGTCTGTACAGCCAATGAGGTTGAAATGCAGATAGACATgacagggcatgaagatgcctctACACCGAATAAGGTTGACATGGAGGGCTATCAGGATGAGGTTGAAATGGAGATAGACATGATAGCTGGAGAAAATGTAGGTACGCTGGACATTGTTGTCTCGACAACTACCAGAAACGGTTTTGATACCTCTATAAAAGAAACTGTTACTGCTGCTACCTGCAGTGGATCTCAATCAGTTACTCCTTTGGTTTCAAGACCCTCCAAGGGTTGCAAGGAACTACCTCTACTAATCAAACGCGAGCCTTTTGATGAAGTTCCTCCAGGTTTTTTTCCCCGCTCAGCTCCAACTAAATGA